In the Oncorhynchus gorbuscha isolate QuinsamMale2020 ecotype Even-year linkage group LG05, OgorEven_v1.0, whole genome shotgun sequence genome, one interval contains:
- the LOC124035682 gene encoding 5-hydroxyisourate hydrolase-like, protein MTLKAAHMSTSRLQHIKDHLLDEYTCAEMAAPYSPLTTHVLNTGMGVPGAHMALSLHRMDPSTSLWNLLTTGTTNDDGRCPGLITRETFTPAVYKMRFETGQYWESLGETSFYPYVEIVFTITDHSQKFHVPLLCSRFSYTTYRGS, encoded by the exons ATGACTTTGAAAGCAGCGCACATGAGTACCAGCCGATTACAGCACATAAAGGATCATCTTTTGGACGAGTACACG TGTGCAGAGATGGCAGCTCCATACAGCCCCCTGACCACTCACGTCCTGAACACCGGGATGGGCGTCCCTGGAGCCCACATGGCCCTCAGCCTGCATCGCATGGATCCCTCCACTTCACTCTGGAACCTTCTCACCACAGG GACTACTAATGATGATGGGCGCTGCCCAGGACTCATCACCAGAGAAACTTTCACTCCAGCAGTGTACAAGATGCGCTTTGAGACGGGCCAATACTGGGAGAGTCTAGGAGAGACCTCTTTCTACCCATACGTGGAG ATAGTCTTCaccataacagaccacagtcaGAAGTTCCATGTTCCTCTGCTCTGCAGCCGCTTCTCCTACACTACCTACCGGGGGAGCTAG